The genome window GAGCGCCGCTTCAACTTCGACCTCATTGACCCGCGTCACCGTGAACAGCTCCGGTGGTCCGGCCACGGTAACGGGAGGGCCGGTGAACGCGACCATTTACCCATGGACAACCGCGGTGAGCGGCTTGCCCACCAGCGGCGTCACCTTGGAGTCTGTGACCATCAACGGAGTCGGCCACACCTATCCAGATGATATCGACATCCTGCTGCAATCACCGACAGGAACGAACGTGATCCTGATGTCGGACGCTGGCGATGCCGACGACATCACCGGGCGGACGTTCACGTTCATGGATGGATCACCTGCTGCGACGGACAACCCGCCCTTTGGCAGTACGCTCGCCAGTGGACTCTATGCTCCAACGAACTATGGCACCCCTGATGATTGGCCAACGGCGCCAGGGCCGGGCAGCTTCACGCAAACAACACCGTTGCTCTCCCTCTTCACCGGCAATCTTAATGGTGACTGGGATCTCCTGATCCGCGACGATGCTGGAGGTGATAATGGCACGTTCGGCAGCTGGAGCCTGACCTTCACTTACACCTCTACGGTTAGCTATACCTGGACCCCGGCAACCGGATTGAGCAGTACGACCACGGCCGCGACCACGGCCTCGCCCACTTCGACGCAGGTGTACACGGTTACCGCGGCCCATTCGGCGAATGCCTGCACGCAGAGCGCGAATGTGACCGTGACGGTAGTGGATCCACCCACCACCGCAACAGTCGGCGGCCCGCAAACTGTTTGCGAGCTGGGCACCACCACGGGACTCGGCGGCAATACGCCCGGGGTTGGCACCGGTGCATGGAGCGTGGTTAGCGGAGGCTCGGGAACCTTTAGCAACAATACCGACCCGGATGCCACATTCACGCACACCGGAGGTGCTGGGCCTGTCGTTGTAAGATGGACGATTTCCACGTCCGCGCCATGTCCGCCGAGCACGGCCGATGTGAGCATCACGATCACCCCGGCACCGACCACGGCCACTGTGGGCGGCAGCCAGACCGTTTGTGAGAATGGCACTACGGCCGGCCTGGGCGGCAATACGCCGGTGAATGGCACGGGCGCTTGGAGCGTGGTGAGCGGCGGAACCGGATCATTCAGCAACGCCGCGGACCCCAATGCCACCTTCACGCATGCGGCAGGAGCAGGGCCAGTGGTCGTGCGCTGGACCATCAGCAACGCTCCTTGCACGCCTTCCACGGCCGACGTCTCCATCACCATCACCCCGAGCCCGACCACCAGCGCTGCCGGATCCGACCAAAGCATCTGCAATCAACCCGGCACAGCCACCATGGCTGCGAATGCACCGGGCATTGGTACGGGCCTTTGGAGCCAGGTGAGCGGTCCTGCGGCAACCATCACCACCCCGGCTTCGCCCACGACCACGATCACCGGCATGACCACGCCGGGCAGCTACGTCTTCCGCTGGACCATCAGCAACGCACCCTGCACAGCGAGTGAGGATGATGTCACCATCACCACAGCGGTGTGCGCCTATTACAGCCGCGCCACGGGCAACGTCACGGATCCCATTTGGAGCGATACGCCAACTGGCACGGCCGGCGCCGCGACCTTCGGCAGCGCGGTGAGCATGGTCGTGCAGAGCCCCGACGTGGTGACCAACGATGCGAACACCACCGTGAATGACCTTACCGTGGATGCTGGTGGCGAGCTCGTTCTCGCCGCGAGCGTGTTCCTGGCAGCCGATGGTGATGCGGTGGATATCAATGGCGATCTCACAGCCGACGATAACAGCCTGCTGGTGCTCAGCCCATCAGTGGCCAGCACCTTCGACCTCGCCAGCGCCACGAGTCTTTGGGATTTGACCATCGACGCCGATGTGAGCACCACGCTCACGGGCGCCTTGAGCATCAGAGGATCATTGGATCTGCTCGATGGGGACTTCGATTGCACGGCCAACCAGGTCACCTTGGCCAGCGGTGCCGGCTACACGGGCCGTTTGGGACCTGTTGCGGCCACAGCGGATTATCTGGGCAACATGCGGATCGAGCGCTACCGGCCGGCGGGCCTGACGAACTGGATGCTCTTGGGCAGCCCGATCAGCAGCCGGAATGTGGTGCATTGGCAGGATGATTTCATCACCGCCGGGTATCCGGGATCCCAATTCCCGAACTTCGATAACCCGGTTGGCAGCAACATCCTGTGGCCGAGCGTGCGCTGGTACGATGAGACGGACCCCGGCGCGGGCAACGTCGATGGGATGCAGGGTGTGAGCAGCAACCTGCAGCCGCTCTCCATCGGGCAGGGCTTCGCGGTGTGGGCGGGCTCGGGGCTGGTGAACACCACGGCCTTCACGGTCGATCTGCAGAACAACGTGCCGGTGATCGCCAGCACGCCGATCACGCTTCCCATGAGCCACACCAGCACGGGCAATCCCACCGTCGATGGCTGGAACCTGGTGAGCAACCCGGTGCCGAGCCCGATCGACTTCGAGGGCATGAGCCTGGGCGCGGATGTATCGCAATCCGTGACCTACTACAACCCGGCGAATGGCAATACCGCGGCTTATGACCGAGTGACGGACATCGGCACCAACGGGGGCACGCGCTACATCCAGAGCATGCAGGGCTTCCTGCTGAAGGCCAACGGCCCAGCGGTGACCACCACGGTGAGCGAGGCCGACAAGGCCAGCACCAACAGCGGGGGCATGTTCGGCCTGAACGGCGATGGCCCCGAGCTGATCCGCCTGAGCATCGGCAGCGACCTGAATGATTTCCGGGACGAGGCGGTGGTGCATTTCCTTGCGGGCAGCGAAGGGCTGGATGACACGGATGTGCTGAAGTACACGCTCGGGCATGACGATGCCCCCCAATTGAGCACCCTCATCGGTGGGTCCGAG of Flavobacteriales bacterium contains these proteins:
- a CDS encoding PKD domain-containing protein, whose product is MCLQNSLRSLAARCAILAACALPMVLHAQDIADKFNRANSNTVGGGWGETETGAAGAAVDGSELRLQEPSNNAGREFVSQATPGSYSTTLNQNNCVLTWAFNMRQTRTDPSGFDASNYGVAVVLAGSASDLTTGQGYAVVLGQSGGTDAIRLVRYNGGLDLNSNLTNIVSASDFGANYLDVRVTYTPSTDTWQLFYRDNGANVLFGQQASWSNPLTASTSAGSAVDATYTGTALGQIGVLWNHGNVDGDFARVDNFYVPSGRPSLPVITPSSATICNGGSVGLSAASTSTSLTRVTVNSSGGPATVTGGPVNATIYPWTTAVSGLPTSGVTLESVTINGVGHTYPDDIDILLQSPTGTNVILMSDAGDADDITGRTFTFMDGSPAATDNPPFGSTLASGLYAPTNYGTPDDWPTAPGPGSFTQTTPLLSLFTGNLNGDWDLLIRDDAGGDNGTFGSWSLTFTYTSTVSYTWTPATGLSSTTTAATTASPTSTQVYTVTAAHSANACTQSANVTVTVVDPPTTATVGGPQTVCELGTTTGLGGNTPGVGTGAWSVVSGGSGTFSNNTDPDATFTHTGGAGPVVVRWTISTSAPCPPSTADVSITITPAPTTATVGGSQTVCENGTTAGLGGNTPVNGTGAWSVVSGGTGSFSNAADPNATFTHAAGAGPVVVRWTISNAPCTPSTADVSITITPSPTTSAAGSDQSICNQPGTATMAANAPGIGTGLWSQVSGPAATITTPASPTTTITGMTTPGSYVFRWTISNAPCTASEDDVTITTAVCAYYSRATGNVTDPIWSDTPTGTAGAATFGSAVSMVVQSPDVVTNDANTTVNDLTVDAGGELVLAASVFLAADGDAVDINGDLTADDNSLLVLSPSVASTFDLASATSLWDLTIDADVSTTLTGALSIRGSLDLLDGDFDCTANQVTLASGAGYTGRLGPVAATADYLGNMRIERYRPAGLTNWMLLGSPISSRNVVHWQDDFITAGYPGSQFPNFDNPVGSNILWPSVRWYDETDPGAGNVDGMQGVSSNLQPLSIGQGFAVWAGSGLVNTTAFTVDLQNNVPVIASTPITLPMSHTSTGNPTVDGWNLVSNPVPSPIDFEGMSLGADVSQSVTYYNPANGNTAAYDRVTDIGTNGGTRYIQSMQGFLLKANGPAVTTTVSEADKASTNSGGMFGLNGDGPELIRLSIGSDLNDFRDEAVVHFLAGSEGLDDTDVLKYTLGHDDAPQLSTLIGGSEVAIDAHGPLEGAISIPLRVNAGITGTYSISADVMGGLSLNCLSIEDLETGITASLLNGAAYGFTLAAEADPAVARFVLHINNGPVAAFTVDNNVVTVGQQVQFTATSTTGSYAWTFGDGNQSTDQNAQHAYAAAGTYTVTLTTDDGVCSSSAIGEVTVELSTSVAAASKAEHRAWATPQGIVVEHAFTGKAAVTVELLDATGRIAYTGRMNANRQVLPSAQLANGAWFVRLDNGFERVTLRVPLAR